Proteins encoded in a region of the Manis javanica isolate MJ-LG chromosome 15, MJ_LKY, whole genome shotgun sequence genome:
- the ARPP21 gene encoding cAMP-regulated phosphoprotein 21 isoform X18 — protein sequence MSEQGDLNQAIVEEGGTEQEPSTPENGIVKSESLDEEEKLELQRRLAAQNQERRKSKSGAGKGKLTRSLAVCEESSGRPGGDNLQDQTL from the exons ATGTCAGAGCAAGGGGACCTGAATCAGGCCATAGTGGAGGAAGGCGGGACCGAGCAGGAACCCAGCACACCAGAGAATGGCATTGTTAAGTCTGAAAGTCTGGATGAAGAGGAGAAGCTGGAGCTGCAG AGGCGGCTGGCGGCTCAGaatcaagaaaggagaaaatccaAG TCAGGAGCCGGAAAAGGTAAACTGACTCGCAGCCTTGCTGTCTGTGAAGAGTCCTCAGGCAGACCAGGAGGTGACAATCTTCAAGATCAG accCTCTGA